In one Natronosalvus amylolyticus genomic region, the following are encoded:
- a CDS encoding glycoside hydrolase family 13 protein translates to MAISRAAVHHRPKSNYAYAYDESTVHIRLRTERGDLEDVTLLYGDKYDWPDSAKRVSMERLGHDETFDYWQATATPPYRRLCYAFELEAPDESLWFTEWGFEPVTGSVPEREENGTLHFFEYPFLNSADINDPPEWANDAVFYQIFPERFANGNPDLDPEGVEEWGEQPKRDNFFGGDLQGIIDNLEYIDDLGVTALYLTPVFESTSNHKYNTTDYRTIDPHFGDQETLKTLVDAAHERDIRVMLDAVFNHCGRQFEPFQDVLEHGEDSEYADWFHIREFPIEFEPKPSYDAFAFEPYMPKLNTENPEVKSYLLEVATHWIEVADIDGWRLDVANEVDHQFWREMRQAVTAIKPEAYILGEIWHDSSAWLRGDQFDSVMNYPFSYTAYDFLATDEIDASTFAEKNTRFQVRYPEQVNEVLFNLLSSHDTPRMLHRCDGDEQRLRLAFFLQLTSPGTPCIYYGDEIGMTGGQDPDCRRTMIWDETKQNRDLRAFVSQLVQLRHDHRALRRGRVRFVQEACTEALLVYQRFLDDDADTYTVALNRGSDPVHLSVLEEGAELLCAAGTESEFEEGEWTVPATSAAVWRHGG, encoded by the coding sequence ATGGCCATCTCTCGAGCAGCCGTCCACCACCGCCCGAAGAGTAACTACGCCTACGCGTACGACGAGTCGACCGTCCACATCAGACTCCGCACCGAACGCGGCGACCTCGAGGACGTGACGTTACTCTACGGCGACAAGTACGACTGGCCAGACAGCGCCAAACGCGTTTCGATGGAGCGCCTGGGTCACGACGAGACGTTCGATTACTGGCAGGCAACGGCCACCCCTCCCTACCGACGGCTGTGTTATGCGTTCGAACTCGAGGCGCCGGACGAATCGCTGTGGTTCACCGAGTGGGGGTTCGAACCGGTGACGGGTTCAGTGCCCGAACGGGAAGAAAACGGCACGTTACACTTTTTCGAGTATCCGTTTCTCAATTCAGCCGATATCAACGACCCACCCGAATGGGCGAACGACGCCGTCTTCTATCAGATTTTTCCCGAGCGGTTCGCCAACGGCAATCCCGACCTCGACCCCGAAGGCGTCGAAGAGTGGGGCGAGCAGCCAAAACGAGACAACTTCTTCGGCGGCGACCTCCAGGGGATCATCGACAATCTCGAGTACATCGACGACCTCGGTGTGACGGCGCTGTATCTCACGCCCGTCTTCGAGTCGACGTCGAATCACAAGTACAATACGACGGATTATCGCACCATCGACCCGCACTTCGGTGACCAAGAAACCCTCAAAACGCTAGTCGATGCAGCCCACGAGCGTGACATCCGTGTGATGCTCGATGCCGTTTTCAACCACTGTGGCAGGCAGTTCGAGCCGTTTCAGGACGTGCTCGAACACGGCGAAGACTCCGAGTACGCTGACTGGTTCCATATCCGGGAGTTTCCCATCGAATTCGAGCCGAAACCCAGCTACGACGCGTTCGCGTTCGAACCGTACATGCCGAAGCTCAATACCGAAAATCCGGAGGTCAAATCCTATCTGCTCGAGGTCGCCACCCACTGGATCGAGGTCGCAGACATCGACGGCTGGCGACTCGACGTGGCAAACGAGGTCGACCACCAGTTCTGGCGAGAGATGCGCCAGGCGGTCACGGCGATCAAGCCGGAGGCGTACATCCTCGGTGAGATCTGGCACGACTCGAGTGCCTGGCTCCGGGGCGACCAGTTCGATTCGGTGATGAACTATCCGTTCAGTTACACCGCCTACGACTTCCTCGCAACCGACGAGATCGACGCCAGTACCTTTGCCGAAAAGAACACCCGATTCCAGGTTCGGTATCCCGAACAGGTCAACGAAGTGCTGTTCAACCTGTTGAGCAGCCACGATACTCCGCGAATGCTCCATCGCTGTGACGGCGACGAACAACGGCTTCGGCTGGCGTTTTTCTTGCAGCTCACCTCGCCAGGGACGCCCTGTATCTACTACGGCGACGAAATCGGCATGACTGGTGGCCAGGACCCCGACTGCCGACGCACGATGATCTGGGACGAGACGAAACAAAACCGTGACCTCCGAGCGTTCGTCTCGCAACTCGTTCAGTTGCGCCACGACCACCGTGCGCTCAGACGTGGCCGGGTTCGGTTCGTCCAGGAGGCGTGTACTGAAGCCTTGCTCGTCTACCAGCGCTTCCTCGACGATGACGCTGATACCTACACCGTCGCGCTCAACAGGGGAAGCGACCCCGTCCACCTGTCGGTGCTCGAGGAGGGTGCAGAACTGCTGTGTGCCGCAGGAACTGAGAGCGAGTTCGAAGAAGGCGAGTGGACCGTACCGGCCACCAGCGCTGCGGTGTGGCGACACGGCGGTTGA
- a CDS encoding extracellular solute-binding protein yields MDRRTLVKYLAGASAAGALAGCISTEDPDDDGNGGNGGNGGDDDSQEYEEDEDWPTVEPEGVSGNAEIWHSLSEGEQADFEGNIDQFNGDYDVTVSADEIAELEEQITASIPAGEGPEMHMWAHDWAGRDYEAGFLSDQSDRLRIDLEEYFVPGAVDAAQYDGATIGLPHAAETVGLIYNKDYVDEPPETFEEMQEIMDEHHDPAEGTYGLSYPLDPYFYSAWVHGFGGYYYDDDSGELGLTNEESIRGFEFIKEELFEPYMAADYEYDAQASVFLEGNAPFAFNGPWFVGDVTDFEVGTAPWPEVNGHTPSPYSGFQLMYFTSEMDEDEERADAAVAFAEWYTSNTAIVSQMADQHGFIPVHNAFVEDDDEADELPDAVQGFAGAVEQGIPMPASPEMNQVWEPTEDEFIAYLTDSKSIEDAMEDAEARIRDAWD; encoded by the coding sequence ATGGATAGAAGAACGTTGGTGAAGTACCTCGCAGGTGCATCAGCAGCCGGTGCCCTTGCAGGATGTATTAGTACCGAAGACCCCGACGACGACGGTAACGGGGGCAATGGTGGGAACGGTGGTGACGACGACTCCCAGGAATACGAAGAGGACGAAGACTGGCCAACCGTTGAGCCCGAAGGCGTCTCCGGAAACGCCGAAATCTGGCACTCGCTGTCGGAAGGCGAGCAGGCCGACTTCGAAGGCAACATCGACCAGTTCAACGGCGACTACGACGTCACCGTCTCGGCTGACGAAATCGCCGAACTCGAAGAACAGATCACTGCCTCGATTCCAGCAGGTGAAGGCCCCGAGATGCACATGTGGGCTCACGACTGGGCCGGCCGCGACTACGAGGCCGGCTTCCTCAGCGACCAGAGCGACCGTCTCCGCATAGACCTCGAGGAGTACTTCGTCCCCGGTGCGGTCGACGCCGCACAGTACGACGGTGCGACCATCGGTCTCCCACACGCAGCCGAGACCGTCGGCCTGATCTACAACAAAGACTACGTCGACGAGCCACCGGAAACATTCGAGGAGATGCAAGAAATCATGGACGAGCACCACGACCCTGCAGAGGGAACGTACGGGCTCTCCTACCCGCTCGACCCGTACTTCTACAGTGCGTGGGTGCACGGCTTCGGTGGTTATTACTACGACGACGACAGTGGCGAACTGGGCCTGACGAACGAAGAGAGTATTCGCGGCTTCGAGTTCATCAAAGAGGAACTGTTCGAGCCGTACATGGCCGCCGACTACGAGTACGACGCACAGGCATCCGTGTTCCTCGAAGGGAACGCCCCGTTCGCGTTCAACGGCCCGTGGTTCGTCGGGGACGTGACCGACTTCGAAGTCGGCACGGCACCGTGGCCGGAAGTCAATGGCCACACGCCGAGCCCCTACTCCGGGTTCCAGCTCATGTACTTCACGTCCGAAATGGACGAAGACGAAGAGCGCGCCGACGCCGCAGTCGCATTCGCCGAGTGGTACACCTCGAACACGGCAATCGTTTCCCAGATGGCCGACCAGCACGGTTTCATTCCGGTCCACAATGCGTTCGTCGAGGACGACGACGAAGCCGACGAACTGCCGGATGCAGTGCAAGGATTCGCCGGCGCCGTCGAGCAGGGTATCCCGATGCCGGCCAGCCCGGAGATGAACCAGGTCTGGGAACCAACCGAAGACGAATTCATCGCGTACCTCACCGACAGCAAGTCGATCGAAGACGCGATGGAAGACGCCGAAGCACGCATCCGAGACGCCTGGGACTAA
- a CDS encoding heme o synthase gives MSQSPFLPPVRTRPRFAATLTATALGVYLLIIIGATTSITDAAGACGTWPGCAAPTALSQTELAIAWGHRLAAVLVGLLLVGITVMAIFGDVTRRVTLALVASVALYAVQVGVGAMTALGGPQAIVPGLHLALGVSIFTLVILALAWDLEIATGSDDDAIDSSPEPIDPTASGTPRVVPEGGLERVKLTAFAYFKMMKPRLMWLLCLVAAAGMALAAGPDLSQSTILATLGGGVLAIGASGTFNHVLERDVDQQMSRTADRPLATDLIPVRNALLFGLFLTAASMSVFLTINLLAAALGFVAIVFYSVIYTLVLKPNTVQNTVLGGAAGALPALIGWAAVTNEIGLPGLALAALIFLWTPAHFYNLALAYQDDYARGGFPMLPVVRGETVTRKHILYYIAATLVGATGLVWLTDLGALYAATVVLFGGIFLWFAVDLHFEQTERAAFRAFHASNAFLGAVLIAILVDALVLAGV, from the coding sequence ATGTCGCAGTCGCCGTTTTTGCCCCCCGTCCGGACACGCCCACGGTTCGCAGCCACGTTGACGGCGACCGCACTCGGCGTGTATTTGCTGATTATCATCGGCGCGACGACCTCGATTACGGACGCCGCCGGGGCCTGTGGTACCTGGCCGGGCTGTGCAGCCCCGACTGCGCTGAGTCAGACCGAACTGGCCATCGCCTGGGGACACCGCCTCGCTGCCGTCCTCGTCGGACTGCTTCTCGTTGGGATCACGGTAATGGCTATCTTCGGTGACGTTACGCGTCGCGTGACACTGGCTCTTGTCGCCTCGGTTGCCCTGTACGCGGTGCAAGTTGGCGTCGGTGCCATGACCGCACTCGGCGGCCCACAGGCTATCGTCCCCGGTCTCCACCTCGCACTCGGCGTCAGTATCTTTACGCTCGTCATTCTCGCGCTGGCGTGGGACCTCGAGATCGCTACCGGGAGCGATGACGACGCTATCGATAGTTCGCCCGAACCGATCGACCCGACCGCGTCAGGAACCCCGCGAGTCGTTCCGGAGGGTGGCCTCGAACGCGTGAAACTCACCGCGTTCGCCTATTTCAAGATGATGAAGCCACGACTGATGTGGTTGTTGTGCCTGGTCGCTGCTGCGGGTATGGCGCTGGCTGCGGGGCCGGATCTGAGCCAATCGACTATCCTCGCGACACTCGGTGGCGGGGTACTCGCAATCGGTGCTTCGGGCACGTTCAATCACGTTCTCGAACGGGACGTCGACCAGCAGATGTCACGAACGGCCGATAGACCGCTGGCGACCGACCTGATTCCTGTCCGAAACGCGTTGCTGTTCGGCCTGTTCCTGACGGCTGCCTCGATGTCGGTGTTTCTGACGATCAACCTGCTCGCGGCCGCCCTCGGGTTCGTCGCCATCGTTTTTTACAGCGTTATCTACACGCTCGTCCTCAAACCCAACACGGTACAGAACACGGTACTCGGCGGCGCTGCTGGAGCGCTGCCGGCGCTCATCGGCTGGGCGGCCGTGACCAACGAGATCGGACTGCCCGGACTGGCTCTCGCCGCCTTGATCTTCCTCTGGACACCTGCGCATTTTTACAACCTGGCGCTTGCCTACCAGGACGACTACGCTCGAGGTGGCTTCCCCATGTTACCCGTCGTTCGCGGCGAAACCGTCACGCGAAAGCACATCCTGTACTACATCGCGGCGACGCTCGTGGGGGCGACCGGGCTGGTCTGGCTCACCGACCTCGGCGCGCTGTACGCTGCCACGGTCGTCCTGTTTGGCGGCATCTTCCTCTGGTTCGCCGTCGACTTGCACTTCGAACAAACTGAACGGGCCGCGTTCCGTGCGTTCCACGCGTCGAACGCGTTCCTCGGGGCGGTACTGATCGCGATTCTGGTCGACGCACTCGTGCTCGCTGGCGTCTAA
- a CDS encoding carbohydrate ABC transporter permease, translating to MERNGAGLLVLPGLLLFSIFMFFPLAYTFYLSLTNAEPTNVFAGDGLRGDEEFVFTEVLGLQLPIANYVDVLSDPAFWNSIGVTWLFVVASVGLKVAFGIALAMVLTSDRIRGKRYLRSIVIIPWALPPIFTITIWSGVFSSARFGLANQFLIWLGFAPQAFFTDRWLAFTTYLITEMWLAYPFMVIITVSALQAVPEELIDAAKVDGAGYFSRFRAVTAPAIKRPVMFAGILTAAASFQQFLIPYVFNRGGPGRDNELIILYGYREAFNFNQYGAGAAIMLTAVLFIAMFMLVAVWKGDLAEGVSN from the coding sequence ATGGAACGAAACGGGGCCGGCTTGCTCGTATTGCCGGGTCTGCTTTTGTTCTCCATTTTCATGTTCTTCCCGCTGGCATACACGTTCTACCTGTCACTGACCAACGCAGAGCCAACGAACGTGTTCGCTGGTGACGGCCTTCGTGGCGACGAAGAGTTCGTCTTCACCGAAGTGCTCGGACTCCAGTTGCCGATTGCCAACTACGTCGACGTCCTTTCGGACCCGGCCTTCTGGAACTCGATCGGCGTCACCTGGCTATTCGTCGTCGCGAGCGTCGGGCTAAAAGTCGCGTTCGGCATCGCGCTTGCGATGGTACTGACGAGCGATCGGATCCGAGGGAAGCGTTACCTCCGGTCCATCGTGATAATTCCGTGGGCACTCCCGCCGATTTTCACCATCACAATCTGGAGCGGTGTCTTCAGCTCTGCACGATTCGGCCTGGCGAATCAGTTCCTCATCTGGCTCGGCTTCGCCCCGCAGGCGTTCTTTACCGACCGATGGCTCGCGTTCACCACCTATCTCATCACGGAGATGTGGCTCGCGTACCCGTTCATGGTCATCATTACCGTGAGCGCACTCCAGGCCGTTCCCGAGGAACTCATCGACGCCGCGAAAGTCGATGGTGCCGGCTACTTCAGTCGGTTCCGTGCAGTAACCGCACCGGCGATCAAACGACCGGTGATGTTCGCCGGTATTCTGACCGCTGCCGCGTCGTTCCAGCAGTTCCTGATCCCCTACGTGTTCAACCGCGGGGGCCCAGGACGTGATAACGAACTCATCATCCTGTACGGCTACCGTGAAGCGTTCAACTTCAACCAGTACGGGGCCGGGGCCGCAATTATGCTGACGGCAGTCCTCTTTATCGCGATGTTCATGCTGGTCGCCGTCTGGAAGGGAGACCTCGCAGAAGGGGTGAGCAACTGA
- a CDS encoding sugar ABC transporter permease has translation MLGDIVGKKLKKDLSTAVNKPREWRAELEYTIEGIQRGIIDPKDVAKTVLSTLAVFAFVFVLLLPVYWILMIALQGEGATLYSTDSAGLVPTEFNLEAFIWVIGDIAIPAKVVGISIPFLGEFFLSWPRIVFFDSSPYVDSTSNFPRYFVNSMVVGFFTVVIALSVVIPASYALSRRQFAGRMKLLYGYILFTQVGGGLGIAGLIALYTIFVSFGVANNRLVLAVYYAALAVPFNTWLLKTYMDSIPVSYEEAAIMDGASPFRVAWEVVLPLAKPGLATILIFIFLTGWMEFIVAQLVLRPENYTLPVGLFMLVDTYSVPWGQFSAFALVYASPIVFVYLFAQRYIEAGLSFGGVEG, from the coding sequence ATGTTGGGAGATATTGTCGGAAAGAAACTCAAAAAGGACCTCTCGACGGCAGTCAACAAGCCTCGAGAGTGGCGTGCGGAACTCGAGTACACCATCGAAGGGATACAGCGTGGAATTATCGATCCCAAAGACGTCGCCAAGACGGTGCTCTCGACGCTCGCCGTCTTCGCGTTCGTCTTCGTACTGTTGTTACCCGTCTACTGGATCCTCATGATCGCCCTGCAGGGCGAAGGAGCGACCCTGTACTCGACGGACAGCGCCGGTCTGGTCCCGACGGAGTTCAACCTCGAGGCCTTCATCTGGGTAATCGGCGATATCGCTATTCCCGCGAAGGTCGTCGGAATCAGTATCCCGTTCCTGGGCGAGTTCTTCCTCTCCTGGCCGCGGATCGTGTTCTTCGACTCGAGTCCGTACGTGGATTCGACGTCGAACTTCCCACGATACTTCGTCAACAGCATGGTTGTCGGCTTCTTCACCGTCGTGATCGCCCTGTCGGTCGTGATTCCGGCGTCCTATGCGCTCTCGCGACGGCAGTTCGCCGGCCGCATGAAGCTGCTGTACGGCTACATCCTGTTTACGCAGGTTGGCGGCGGGCTTGGCATCGCTGGCTTGATCGCTCTGTACACGATCTTCGTGAGCTTCGGTGTCGCGAACAATCGGCTGGTGCTTGCCGTCTACTACGCAGCGCTGGCCGTGCCGTTTAACACCTGGCTGTTGAAGACGTATATGGACTCGATACCGGTCTCCTACGAGGAGGCCGCGATTATGGACGGTGCATCCCCCTTCCGTGTCGCCTGGGAAGTCGTCTTGCCACTCGCAAAGCCCGGTCTGGCGACCATCCTGATCTTCATCTTCCTCACCGGCTGGATGGAGTTCATCGTGGCACAGCTGGTGTTGCGCCCCGAGAATTACACGCTCCCGGTTGGCCTGTTCATGCTGGTCGACACCTACTCGGTGCCGTGGGGGCAGTTCTCGGCGTTCGCACTGGTGTACGCCTCACCCATTGTCTTCGTCTATCTGTTTGCCCAGCGCTACATCGAGGCCGGTCTCTCCTTCGGCGGCGTCGAAGGGTAA
- a CDS encoding ABC transporter ATP-binding protein, whose amino-acid sequence MASLQVENLRKEFDRGTIVAVDDVNLDVKDGEFVTVVGPSGCGKTTTLRMIAGLEKPTSGSIYLDGEDVTKKSARQRDIAMVFQNYALYPHKTVFQNMEFGLRMSTDLTKEERKEKVQWAAEMMGIGELLDQKPDELSGGQKQRVALGRAIVREPKLFLFDEPLSNLDAKLRTTMRAEIQRLQDELGITAVYVTHDQEEAMTMGDKIVILEDGELQQIGAPTHVYENPSNEFVGGFVGSPSMNFMDVVARASGNSLVLTDGEAFRYSLSREYADNIVVEDGQEVTLGIRPEDIYPAEPSEDGIQTRVDVLEPVGSDNYLYLEIQEGFIARVNADVKPGIGDPIEITFDESKIRLFDADTGVSLLEADEAEAPAPEP is encoded by the coding sequence ATGGCGAGTCTGCAAGTTGAAAATCTCCGAAAGGAGTTCGACCGAGGAACCATCGTCGCCGTCGACGACGTCAACCTCGACGTGAAAGACGGTGAGTTCGTCACTGTCGTCGGCCCCTCCGGCTGTGGGAAGACGACGACGCTTCGAATGATCGCTGGTCTCGAGAAACCGACCTCCGGTTCGATCTACCTCGACGGGGAGGACGTGACGAAAAAGAGTGCGCGCCAGCGAGACATCGCGATGGTGTTCCAGAACTACGCGCTATACCCACACAAAACCGTGTTCCAGAACATGGAATTCGGCCTCCGGATGAGCACGGATCTCACGAAAGAAGAGCGCAAGGAGAAAGTTCAGTGGGCAGCCGAGATGATGGGCATCGGGGAACTGCTCGACCAGAAACCAGACGAGCTGTCTGGCGGCCAGAAACAACGCGTTGCGCTCGGTCGAGCGATCGTCCGAGAACCCAAACTCTTTCTGTTCGACGAACCGCTTTCGAACCTCGACGCCAAGTTGCGAACGACGATGCGCGCCGAGATTCAGCGCCTTCAGGACGAACTCGGTATCACCGCCGTCTACGTCACCCACGACCAGGAGGAGGCGATGACGATGGGGGACAAAATCGTCATCCTCGAGGACGGCGAACTCCAGCAGATCGGCGCGCCAACCCACGTCTACGAGAACCCGTCGAACGAGTTCGTCGGAGGCTTCGTGGGCTCGCCGTCGATGAACTTCATGGACGTCGTCGCCCGTGCCTCGGGTAACTCGCTCGTCTTGACCGACGGTGAAGCCTTCCGATACTCGCTCTCTCGAGAATACGCCGACAACATCGTGGTCGAAGACGGCCAGGAAGTCACACTCGGGATTCGCCCGGAGGACATCTATCCGGCTGAGCCGTCCGAAGACGGTATCCAGACGCGCGTCGACGTCCTCGAGCCGGTCGGCAGCGATAACTACCTCTATCTCGAGATTCAGGAAGGATTTATCGCTCGCGTGAACGCGGACGTGAAGCCGGGTATCGGTGACCCAATCGAGATCACGTTCGACGAATCGAAGATTCGACTGTTCGATGCGGACACGGGCGTTTCGTTGCTCGAGGCCGACGAGGCAGAAGCGCCAGCACCCGAGCCCTAA